TCCCAAAATCACTCTCCAAGTTGCAATGGGACTCCTGCGCCAGTTTCTCCTTCGTAGCAGGAAACGATACGCCCGGTTTCGGAAAGGATCTGAGGCCTCGTTTCGGCTCCGCCGTCCGAATCGGGAATGAAAAACGTCAGAGTGGTCGAGCGCCCCGGGACGGAGCGGATGATCATCTCGCCGTTGACGAGCCGGATTCGGTCTCTCATGTTCAGAAGTCCCCGATGGCCGGAAGCCCGCAGAGACTCCAAGTCAGCCGGAACGGCGAACCCCTTGCCGTTGTCCTCGACGATCATTCGGGTTCTCCGGTCCCCCGGCCGGTCCACTCTCACGTCAATCTGGTCAGCGCCGCCGTGCTTGACCGCGTTGCTGACCGCCTCCTGCAGAATGCGGAAGAACGTGAGGACCCCTTCGGGCTGCAGCTTTTCGTCGTGCACCACCACGCGGATAGTCACGCCCAGATACCTGGACAGCCGTTCGGCCAGCTCGTTCAGCGCGTGTTCCAGCCCCAAGTCGAGCCACGGCGGCGTCAGGTGGTTGCACATTTCTCGAAGCTCCTTGACCGTGTCGAAGGCTATTTCCTCGGCCACTTTAAGGTGCTCGCTTCGATTCGGTTCGTCCATCTGGGCCAGACGGATCCTCTGGCCCAAGGCTGTGACGGCCTGAACCGGGCCGTCGTGAATCTCCCGAGCAATGCTTTCCTTTTCGTCCTCCTGAACGCGCACCATGTCGCTGCTGTACCGTTTCCAGAGGGAAATGCGGTCGCAGGCTGACCGAGAAAGTCGGCACAGCACGTATCTCAGCTGGCTGATCTCGTAGACCGCCTGTTTGTCGGTCTCGCAGGCCACTTCGTCACCCCAGTTCAGCCGAGAGGCTTCCTCGGATATTTTCGACAGAGGCGCGATGACCCAGCGCCACAAGACGATGCCAGCGGCAAACAGAGCCGCCGCGAGGACGAATACCATGGAGATCATCAGGCGATTGGTGCGCAGCAGCGGACCGAGCAGGTCGTTCCAGCGAACGGCCGCGACGACGTAAAAGGTGTCGAGCATTCCCGGCCGGCCGGTCGGACACACGGCCACGGTGTACAGCTGCCCCGAGGCGTCGTGAACTTCCAAGGCTTTGTTGAGCAGAATGCTCCGGGTGAGCGACAAAACCGGCGGGTTGTTTTCCTGTGAAGAAACGACCACGTCGCCGCCTGAATCGAGCACGGCAACCCAGCCGGGCAGTTTAGACCCCCAGCTGAACAGGTTGAGCCGCTCCATCTGGAGCATGACTTTGTTGGCACGAAACGGGAGTATGCCGATGCCGTTGATCTTCGCGGCCGCGCTCTGGGCCACGTTGAGCACGTAGGACTCCATGACCCGCCCCATGGCCCGTTCGTGGGCTGACACGCTGAACAGCGTGACGCCCACGACGACGATCATCGGTATGACCAGCGATAAGACCAACACTAGGGGCAGGCTTCGCCTGACCCGAATCTTCAATCCAGCAGTTCCTCCAAGGTCATCAGGCCGTGTTTCAGCGCCAGAAGCATGGCTTCCGTCTTGTTGTGAGCTCCCAGCTTGTCATACACGGAAGCGAGGTGCGTCTGAACGGTCCGCTCGCTGATGTAAAGCTGGGCCGCCACTTCTTTGCTGGACAGGCCGCGGGCCGCGCACAGGAGCACTTCTCTCTCCCGAGGCGACAGGGCTTCGGTGAGCTCTTCCTGAGCGCCCACCACAGAGGCGACTTCGCTGTCCAGGAACAGGCTGCCGGTGGCGACGGTCTGGATGGCTTTCATCAGCGCGCCGGCTGACGTCGTCTTGAGCACAAAGCCCTTGGCTCCGGCCTTGAGCGACGCTAGAACGTACTGCTGGGAATCGTAAGAGGTGAGCATAATGGCCGCGACGGGCAGCTTGTTTTCCTTGATCCGTCGGGCAAGGGTAATGCCATCGGCGCCGGGCATGCGAATGTCCAACAGCGCCACGTCGGGCTTGAGCTCCTCAATGAGTTTCCACGCTTCGTCGCCGTCAGCCGCTTCGCCGACCAGCGCGACGTTCTCTTCACGCTCAAGGTACGCCTTCAGACCCTGCCGGGTCAGCGGATGGTCGTCAGCTAAGATCACACGAATTTTCGACATGTTCTATCTCCTCTCCAAAAAGAGTCCAATGTATATACCCGTCGTTTCAGCCGCCGTCGGCGCGAAACGGAACGGTCAGTTGGCCAGAGGCGTCAGGCCCAGTTGGCTTTGAACCGGACGAAGCGCCTCGATAACGCTCGTCATTAGCTCGTCAACCGGCTTCCCCATCCGCTCGGCGCCGGACGCGATGACGTCCCGGTTCACGCCGGCGGCAAACGCCTTGTCTTTCCACTTCTTCTTCACCGATTTAGCCGTCAGGTCGTCCAAGCTCCGGCTGGGACGGACCAACGCCGTGGCGATCACCAGCCCGGTCAGCTCGTCGATCGTGTAGAGCGTCCACTCCATGGGACTCGTCGGCTCGGTCGCCGAACAGATTCCCCACCCGTGGGACCGTATCGCGTGCCGGGTCGCCTCGTCGACGCCCTCGGCCTCAAGAATACGGTCCGACTCGGACGTGTGGCGCGCCGGGTCGCTCTGGGTCATCTCCCAGTCCAGATCGTGAAGCAGTCCGACGGTCCCCCAGAACTGGGGATCCTCGCCGGCTTGCTGAGCGAAAAACTTCATGCAAGCTTCGACCGCCAGAGCGTGGCTCAGGTGCATCGGCTCCGAGTTGTAGCGTTTGAGTAAATCCCATGCCCGTTCACGACTTATCGCCATTTTTATCCTGCCCCCTCAGGCCTTCCAGTTCATGCTCGGCAAAATACAGACAGCTCAAAATGTGGTCGTATTTCTCCTTCGGGAACTGTTCCGTCACGACGCCCGCCTGCTCGCGAAGCTGAACCCCCAGCTCGTCAGGATACCCTTGAAGGTACACGACCCGCCGGATTCCCGCGTTGATCAGCGCTTTGGAGCAGAACACGCAGGGCGAGTGAGTACAGTACAGCTCGCCGTCGTCGGTAACGACTCCCTGACTGGCCGCGAGGGCTATGGCGTTCATCTCCGCGTGAGACCCTCGACACAGCTCGTGCTTCTGCCCTGACGGTATGCCCAGCTGAGCGCGCAGACATCCGGTCTCGCTGCAGTGCGGCGTGCCCCTCGGCGCGCCGTTGTATCCGGTGCTGATGACCTGTCCGTGGCGGACGATGACCGCTCCCACGCGCCGGCGAAGGCACGTGCTGCGGGTCGCAGCGACCAGCGCCAGCATCATGAAATAGCTGTCCCAATCAGGGCGGTTCCAGTCCATAGTATTCCCCTCTCATAGTTGCTCATCATATCATTTTATCGCATGCCGGCGGTCGGATATTTTGCAGTAGCCGCCGTTCGGGCAAATTCACCAAAGTTCAGCCTCCCGACCTGTCTGGATAGGCTTTGTACCATGATACAATAAATTTGCAAAAAGGGCCGGCGCTGACCGGCGTGCGGATGGGGTTTCTCTCCGTTGGTCTCTGGTGGTTCGCCCTCACCCTGCCTTTTATGCGCTTCGTGGACGAACCGCCGGTCGCCTCGGCCGACGGGGGCCTGTCGGCCGCCCTGCGGGAGCTTCGGCAGACGTGGAACGAACTCAAGCAGTACCCGGAAGCCTTTCGCTTTCTCTTGGCCTTCTGGCTCTACAACGACGGCATCGGCACGATCGTCCGAATGGCCGCGCTGTTCGGAGCCGGGGTCGGCCTGTCGTCCGACTCGCTCGCGCTGGCGATGCTTCTCACCCAGTTCGTCGGCGTGCCGGCGGCTCTGGCGTTCGCCTTCTCCGCCGGCCGGTTCGGCGCCAAACGGCTTTTAACCGGCTCGCTCCTCTGGTACTTGGCCATCTGCTTGGCCGCGCCGTTCATCACCAAGAACTGGCACTTCTGGATGATGGCCGTAGCGGTCGGCTTAGTACAGGGAGGCTCCCAGAGCATCAGCCGGTCGCTTTTCGCCTCGATGATTCCGCCCGAACGGTCGGGCCTCTTCTTCGGCCTGTACAGCCTGTCGAGCAAGTTCGCCGGCATCGTGGGACCGATGCTCTGCGGCCTGACCGCTTCGATCACCGGCAAGCCTCACGCCGCCATCGCGGTTATCGGGCTGACGTTCGCCGGCGGGCTTATTATTCTCCGCTTTGTGGACGTCGAGCGCGGGCGACGAAGGATTCATTCCGATGAGCGGCGCTGACTGCTGGACCTACCTGCTTCGCTGCCGGGACGGTTCGCTTTACGCCGGCTGGACGGTTGACGTCCAAGCGCGGCTCAAGGTTCACAACAGCGGACGAGGCTCCCGGTACGTCAACTCCCGGCGGCCCGCCGTCCTCGCCGCCAGTTGGCGCTGGCCCGACAAAACGCTTGCCATGAGCGCCGAGGCGACCATCAAGCGGCTCAGTCGCGCCCAAAAGGAAGCGCTCATCACCGGAGAACTCCAGCTGCTCGCCTCGGGCGGCCACGTCGTCGTCGCGGCGGGGGACGTCCGGCCGAATCACTAAGGAAGCGCCTCATAACAGGTCAGCCGAAGCCCTAGGGGCTTCGGCTGTTTTTCAGAACGTCCGGACGACGCTCAGCTTTTTCCCCTTTGAAGTCCCAGTCTAGCGTGGTAGATTAGGAACGCCTAACAGAGGCAAACGAATGAGAGAAGGGGGCAAGGCCATGGGACAAACGCTTCGTCAGATTTGGGACGAGACGGCCTGCCGGCTTTTAGCCGAGCGGACGCCGCTTTTTGCCGGCTTCGACCCTCACGACCTGCCGCTGGCGCTCGCCTGCCTCGGCGCGAGCCAAAAGGAGTACGCCAAAGGGCAGACTATCATCAATCTGGGGGAACCGCTTCGTCTGGCCGGCGTCGCCCTGTCGGGAACTCTCCACCTCGAAACCTGTTCCCCCGACGGCGAGCGGCAGATCATCATTCCGCTGGAGCCCGGCGACCTGTACGGCGGCACCGAGGCATGCGCGGGACAGACCTGCGCGCCGTTCCGGGTCGTGAGCCTTCAGCCGTCCCGGGTGCTCCACATCGACCTTTCGAGCGTCGTCCACCCGACCGTTCCCGTCTGTCCCTACCGGGCAAAGGTGATGGAAAATCTCCTTCGCCTTCTGGCCGGCCAGAACCTTCAGCTTCAGCAAAAACTTGAAATGCTTTCGGCGAAAAGCCTGCGGGACAGACTCTTGGAATACCTGAAACGACAGAGCCAAAAGGCCGGCAGCCCGTCGTTCCTCATCCCGTTCTCCAGAGCTGAGCTGGCCGACTACTTAGGAGCCGATCGAAGCGCCCTGTCCCGGGAGCTGGGCCGCATGAAGTCCGACGGCCTGATCGACTTCTGCCGCAGCCGTTTCTGCCTCAAGATGTGACAAGCTGACAGAAAAAAGGCAGCCCCTCGAGGGCTGCCTTCATTTTTTAGGTCCGCTTCGACATCAACGCCGAGCGATAGACTCGACAAAGCCGCGAATCTTTTCTAAGCCGCGGACGATCGCGCTTTCCGACGCGGCAAACGACAGCCGAAAGAAGTTCTCCAGCCCGGGACCGAAGTCCCCGGCCGGGACGACTGCCACGCCGCAGCGTTCGAGCAAATCGGCGGCGAACCACTCACCGCTCAGCCCAGTCCCTTCTGTGCTGACGAGAGCGTAAAAGGCCCCCTGCGGCCGGACGAACGTCAGGCCAGAAATTTTTTGGAGGCCGCTCACGACCAGCTCGCGCCGCCGCGCAAAGCTCTGGAGCATCGCGCGCACCGCCGTTTCCGTCGCGGGATCGGCCAGCCCGCGGGCAAGCCCCTCTTGGACGAACGTGTTTCCCGACGCTGTCGTGTACTGGTGAACCTTCACCATCGAGCTGACCAGTTCCTTGGGCGCGCTGACGTAGCCCACCCGCCAGCCCGTCATGGCGTAGGTCTTTGAGAAGCCGTTGACCAACAGCGTCCGCTCCCTCATGCCCGGCAGACCAGCCATCGAGCAGAACGCGCTTCCGCCGTAGATCAGCCGGTTGTAAATCTCGTCGCTCAAGACCAACAGATTATGCCGCTCGGCCAGCCGAGCCAAGCCAGCGAGCAGCTCTTGAGGGAAAACCGCCCCGCTGGGATTGCACGGGTTATTCACCACGATCATCCTCGTCCGGACCGTGACGTGACGTGCCACCTCGTCCAAGTCGGGCTGAAAGCCGTTCTCCGGCCGGCATGGGACGAGGACGGGACGGGCGCCGCAGAGCCGGACGACGTTCTCATAGCTGATAAACGCGGGCGTGAGAATAATCACCTCGTCTCCCGGGCCGACGAACGCCCACAGGGCGTGATGGAGCGCCTCAGCCCCGCCGGTGGTAATCAAAATTTCTTCTTCCGGGTCGTATGACAGGCCGCTTGACGATTTCATCAGACCGGCCACGGCTTGGCGCAGTTCCAGCACGCCCCGGTTGGAACAGTAATGGGTTCGGTTGGCCAACAGGGCCTGACAGGTCCCGTCCTTAATCGGCTGGGGCGTGTCGAAATCCGGTTCGCCCACGCTGAACGAGATGACCGGCCGGCCCGCCCTTTCCATAGCCCGAGCCTTGTCGAGAACCGCCCGTATCCGGGAAGACCGGACGCCTTCCAGCCGGCCTGCCGGAGAAAAATCCGCCATGTTCACGCCTCCTGACGTCTCAAAACTTATCAAACCCGACCGCCCTGTTCGGCGGCCGGTGTTCGGGTGAGGATAACTTTACAACAAAACGCCCGAGTTTTCACCGGCTTTCAAAACTCCCGCCGGATCAAACCGAAAAACTTCGGCCTTCCGGCGCTCTGCGCTAAGAAAATGATCAGAAAATTAAAAAGAGGCCTGCAAATATGCCCTTTCGGGTCATCGAAGTGTTGAACGACTGCCGCTTCCGCGCTAGAATAACAAAATCACCCGGCGGCCGCGGGCTTCAGCGGCCCCCCTGGTTAGGAGGCAGAAGTCATGAGCAAAAGTTTTTACATCACCACGCCGATTTACTACGTCAACGATATCCCCCACATTGGACACGCCTACACCACCATCGCGGCCGACGTGATGGCCCGGTTCAAGCGAATGTCCGGGTATGACGTCTTCTTCCTTACCGGCACCGACGAGCACGGCCAGAAGGTCGCCCAAGCGGCAGCGGCCAAGGGAGTTGACCCGCAGAAGCTGACCGACGGCCTGTCGGAGAAGTTCCGCGAGCTGCTGCCCGTCATCGGGGCCAGCAACGACGATTTTATCCGGACAACCCAAGAGCGGCACATCAAGACCGTTCAGGCGATCTTCCAAAAGCTGCTGGCTCAGGGCGACATCTACAAGGGAACGTACAAGGGGCTGTACTGCGTGCCCTGCGAGGCGTACGTGCCAGAAAGCAGCGCCGGCGAGGGAAGAACCTGCCCGGACTGCGGCCGGCCTTTGATTGAAATGGAAGAAGAGAGCTACTTCCTCCGCACGTCCGCGTGGGCTGACAAGCTGCTGGCCTTTTACGAAGCCAACCCGAACGCCATCGGCCCGCAGCAGCGGTACAACGAGGTCGTCAGCTTCCTCCGCGGCGGCCTGAAAGACCAGTCGATCTCCCGCACGACGGTCAAGTGGGCGATCCCCGTCCCGGGCGACGAGCGGCATACCATCTACGTATGGTTCGACGCGCTGATCAACTACCTGACCGCCTGCGGCTACGGGACCGACCAGAAGAAAATGGACGCGTTCTGGCCTGAGGTCAATCACCTAGTCGGCAAGGATATCATTCGGTTCCACTGCATTATTTGGCCGATCATGCTG
This is a stretch of genomic DNA from Jonquetella anthropi DSM 22815. It encodes these proteins:
- a CDS encoding MFS transporter codes for the protein MQKGPALTGVRMGFLSVGLWWFALTLPFMRFVDEPPVASADGGLSAALRELRQTWNELKQYPEAFRFLLAFWLYNDGIGTIVRMAALFGAGVGLSSDSLALAMLLTQFVGVPAALAFAFSAGRFGAKRLLTGSLLWYLAICLAAPFITKNWHFWMMAVAVGLVQGGSQSISRSLFASMIPPERSGLFFGLYSLSSKFAGIVGPMLCGLTASITGKPHAAIAVIGLTFAGGLIILRFVDVERGRRRIHSDERR
- a CDS encoding sensor histidine kinase — encoded protein: MKIRVRRSLPLVLVLSLVIPMIVVVGVTLFSVSAHERAMGRVMESYVLNVAQSAAAKINGIGILPFRANKVMLQMERLNLFSWGSKLPGWVAVLDSGGDVVVSSQENNPPVLSLTRSILLNKALEVHDASGQLYTVAVCPTGRPGMLDTFYVVAAVRWNDLLGPLLRTNRLMISMVFVLAAALFAAGIVLWRWVIAPLSKISEEASRLNWGDEVACETDKQAVYEISQLRYVLCRLSRSACDRISLWKRYSSDMVRVQEDEKESIAREIHDGPVQAVTALGQRIRLAQMDEPNRSEHLKVAEEIAFDTVKELREMCNHLTPPWLDLGLEHALNELAERLSRYLGVTIRVVVHDEKLQPEGVLTFFRILQEAVSNAVKHGGADQIDVRVDRPGDRRTRMIVEDNGKGFAVPADLESLRASGHRGLLNMRDRIRLVNGEMIIRSVPGRSTTLTFFIPDSDGGAETRPQILSETGRIVSCYEGETGAGVPLQLGE
- a CDS encoding Crp/Fnr family transcriptional regulator, which encodes MREGGKAMGQTLRQIWDETACRLLAERTPLFAGFDPHDLPLALACLGASQKEYAKGQTIINLGEPLRLAGVALSGTLHLETCSPDGERQIIIPLEPGDLYGGTEACAGQTCAPFRVVSLQPSRVLHIDLSSVVHPTVPVCPYRAKVMENLLRLLAGQNLQLQQKLEMLSAKSLRDRLLEYLKRQSQKAGSPSFLIPFSRAELADYLGADRSALSRELGRMKSDGLIDFCRSRFCLKM
- a CDS encoding hydrolase, producing the protein MAISRERAWDLLKRYNSEPMHLSHALAVEACMKFFAQQAGEDPQFWGTVGLLHDLDWEMTQSDPARHTSESDRILEAEGVDEATRHAIRSHGWGICSATEPTSPMEWTLYTIDELTGLVIATALVRPSRSLDDLTAKSVKKKWKDKAFAAGVNRDVIASGAERMGKPVDELMTSVIEALRPVQSQLGLTPLAN
- a CDS encoding response regulator transcription factor; this encodes MSKIRVILADDHPLTRQGLKAYLEREENVALVGEAADGDEAWKLIEELKPDVALLDIRMPGADGITLARRIKENKLPVAAIMLTSYDSQQYVLASLKAGAKGFVLKTTSAGALMKAIQTVATGSLFLDSEVASVVGAQEELTEALSPREREVLLCAARGLSSKEVAAQLYISERTVQTHLASVYDKLGAHNKTEAMLLALKHGLMTLEELLD
- a CDS encoding pyridoxal phosphate-dependent aminotransferase — encoded protein: MADFSPAGRLEGVRSSRIRAVLDKARAMERAGRPVISFSVGEPDFDTPQPIKDGTCQALLANRTHYCSNRGVLELRQAVAGLMKSSSGLSYDPEEEILITTGGAEALHHALWAFVGPGDEVIILTPAFISYENVVRLCGARPVLVPCRPENGFQPDLDEVARHVTVRTRMIVVNNPCNPSGAVFPQELLAGLARLAERHNLLVLSDEIYNRLIYGGSAFCSMAGLPGMRERTLLVNGFSKTYAMTGWRVGYVSAPKELVSSMVKVHQYTTASGNTFVQEGLARGLADPATETAVRAMLQSFARRRELVVSGLQKISGLTFVRPQGAFYALVSTEGTGLSGEWFAADLLERCGVAVVPAGDFGPGLENFFRLSFAASESAIVRGLEKIRGFVESIARR
- a CDS encoding GIY-YIG nuclease family protein, with protein sequence MSGADCWTYLLRCRDGSLYAGWTVDVQARLKVHNSGRGSRYVNSRRPAVLAASWRWPDKTLAMSAEATIKRLSRAQKEALITGELQLLASGGHVVVAAGDVRPNH
- a CDS encoding deoxycytidylate deaminase; the protein is MDWNRPDWDSYFMMLALVAATRSTCLRRRVGAVIVRHGQVISTGYNGAPRGTPHCSETGCLRAQLGIPSGQKHELCRGSHAEMNAIALAASQGVVTDDGELYCTHSPCVFCSKALINAGIRRVVYLQGYPDELGVQLREQAGVVTEQFPKEKYDHILSCLYFAEHELEGLRGQDKNGDKS